In the genome of Streptomyces aquilus, the window TCGTCGAGAAGCCGATCCGCACCCGCGCCGACCTGGCCCAGCTGCGCGACCTCACCCCCGAGGACGTCTCCTACGTCACCGAGGCCGTCGGCCTGCTGACCGCCGAGCTCGGCGCCACCCCGCTCATCGGTTTCGCCGGCGCACCTTTCACCCTCGCGAGTTACCTCGTCGAGGGCGGTCCGTCGCGCACGTACGAGAACGCCAAGGCGATGATGTACGGCGACCCGGAGCTCTGGGCCGACCTGCTGGACCGCCTGGCCGACATCACGGCCGCCTTCCTGAAGGTGCAGATCGAGGCGGGCGCCTCCGCCGTCCAGCTCTTCGACTCCTGGGCCGGCGCCCTCGCCCCCGTCGACTACCGCCGCTCGGTGATGGCCGCCTCCGCGAAGGTGCTCGACGCCGTCGCCGGATACGGCGTCCCGCGCATCCACTTCGGCGTCGGCACCGGCGAGCTGCTGGGCCTCATGGGCGAGGCCGGCGCGGACGTCGTCGGCGTCGACTACCGGGTGTCGCTCGACGAGGCCGCCCGCCGCGTCGGCCCCGGCAAGGCGCTCCAGGGCAACCTCGACCCGACCGTCCTGTTCGCCGGCACCGACGCGGTCGAGGCCAAGACCCGCGAGGTCCTGGAGACGGCGAAGGACCTGGAGGGCCACGTCTTCAACCTCGGCCACGGCGTCATGCCGTCCACCGACCCGGACGCGCTGACCCGGCTCGTGGAGTACGTCCACACGCGGACGGCCCGCTGACCTACCAGGTGTGCCGGGGCCGCGCCTTCCTGCCGAAGAGCAGGCCGCGTGGTTCCGGCGGCGGGGTCGTGCCCGCCTTCAGCGGCCAGGCCAGCGCCATGCCGACGAGGAAGCCCACGACGTGCGCCGCGTACGCCACCGTGCCCGCGTCGGAGACGCCCTCGCCGGACGAGTAGACGGCCTGGAGCGCGAACCAGAAGCCCAGCACCAGCCAGGCCGGCAGCCTCAGCGGCAGGAAGACCAGGAACGGGACCAGCACCCACACCCTGGCCTTCGGATACAGCACCAGGTAGGCGCCCAGCACCCCCGCGATGGCGCCGGACGCGCCGATCAGCGGGTCGCCGGAGTCGGCGTTGAGGAACGCGAAGCCGTACGACGCCGCGTAGCCGCAGACGACGTAGAACAGCGCGAAGCGCACATGGCCCATGCGGTCCTCGACGTTGTTGCCGAAGATCAGCAGGAACAGCATGTTGCCCAGCAGGTGCAGCCAGCCGCCGTGCAGGAACATCGCGGTGAACACGGACAGGAACGGGGACTTGTCGTAGCCCGGCGGCCCGACCACGCACCCCCGGCCGCCCGGACCGACCTCGCCCGTGGGCACGAGGCGGGGCAGCTGATGGTGGATCAGCTCCTGCGGCACCGCCGCGTAGTGGTCCAGGAAGGCCTGGAGATGACAGAGCTGGGACAGGCTGCTGTCGCCCGCCACGGAGCCGGCCAGGCCGGGCGTGTACAGGAAGACCAGCACGTTCGCGGCGATGAGCGCATACGTCACCACAGGGGTGCGGCGCACCGGGTTCACGTCATGGACGGGGATGACCACAAGGAAGTAGTGCCCGCGATGCGGTTCCCGAATCGGTGAACACCCGCACGCGCGCGTGCGTATGACTTCTCAACTGCCCGCGGCACGGGGAAGGCAGGTCGCGGGGTGAACGTGAGGAACAGGCGATGAACGACCGAGTTACTCCTCCGATCCACGCGCTGCCCGACGGCGAGGCCGAGGTCGCCGTGGTGCTGAGACTGCCCTGGGAAGACGTGGCCCGGCTGGGCCAGGACGCGGGGCGGCTCGCTACGCAGATGCAGCGGCCGGTGACGCTGGACGAGGCGGTGAGCCACCGGCTGCGGTCCACCCGGCCCGCGGCCCACGCGAAACCGGCGGGGGAGCAGCCGGCCGCGGTGGCCGCGCCGAGCGCCTCCGTCTCCTCCCTGCCGCCCCGCCCGGCCGCCGACCAGACCCGTCAGGCCATCGAACGCATCAACGGATCGGCGTAGTCGTCACGCGGCCCGCAGTTTCGAAGCGGCCTTGCGGGCCGCCACCAGCACCGGGTCCCACACGGGGCTGAACGGTGGGGCGTAGCCCAGGTCCAGGGCCGTCATCTGCTCCACCGTCATGCCGGCCGTGAGCGCCACCGCCGCGATGTCCACCCGCTTGCCCGCGCCCTCCCTCCCGACGATCTGCACACCGAGCAGCCGCCCCGTGCGGCGCTCGGCGAGCATCTTCACCGTCATGAGGGAGGCGCCGGGGTAGTAGCCCGCCCGGGACGTGGACTCGATGGTCACCGCCTCGTACTGGAGGCCCGCCCTGCGCGCGTCCTTCTCGCGCAGGCCGGTACGGGCGATCTCCAGGTCGCACACCTTGCTCACCGCCGTGCCGACCACGCCCGGGAAGGTGGCGTAACCGCCGCCCACGTTCGCGCCGATGACCTGGCCGTGCTTGTTGGCGTGCGTACCGAGCGCGATGTGGCGCTCCTGGCCGGAGACCAGGTCGAGGACCTCCACGCAGTCGCCGCCGGCCCAGATGTTCTCGTGCCCGCGCACCCGCTGGGCGAGGTCGGTCAGCAGCCCGTCGTGCCGGCCCACGGGCAGCCCCGCCGCCTTGGCCAGCGAGGTCTCCGGGCGCACCCCGATGCCCAGCACCACCACGTCCGCCGGATACTCGGCGTCCTCCGTGGCCACCGCCCGCACCCGGCCGTCCTCGCCGGTGAGGACCTTGGTGACCGTGGCGTCGTTGACCATGGTGATGCCCAGGCCCTCCATCGCCTCGTGCACCAGGCGGCCCATGTCCGCGTCGAGCGTCGACATCGGCTCGCTGCCCCGGTTGACGACGGTCACCTCGTAGCCGCGGTTGATGAGCGCCTCGGCCATCTCGACGCCGATGTACCCGGCGCCGACCACCACCGCCCTGCGGCCACGCGTGCGTGCCAGCGTGTCGAGCAGCGCCTGACCGTCGTCCAGGGTCTGCACCCCATGGACACCGGGGGCGTCGGCGCCCGGCATCTCCGGGCGGATCGGGCGGGCGCCGGTCGCGATCACGAGTTTGTCGTACGACGTCCAGGACTCGGCCCCGGAATCGACGTCACGCGCGCGTACCCGCTGCCCGGCCACGTCGATCTCCGTGACCTCCGTCCGCATGCGCAGGTCGATGCCCCGCGCGCGGTGCTCCTCGGGCGTGCGGGCGATCAGCTCGTCCCGCTCCTCGACGTCGCCGCCCACCCAGTACGGGATGCCGCACGCCGAGTAGGACGTGAAGTGACCCCGCTCGAACGCCACGATCTCCAGTGCCTCGGGCCCCTTCAGCCGGCGGGCCTGGGACGCCGCGGACATCCCCGCGGCGTCTCCGCCGATCACGACCAGTCGTTCGCTCGCAGCGCTCATGTTCATGCGAACACGCTACGGGGACAGGGCATTTCAGTCCTGTTCGCCGCCCTGTTCGCCGCCCTGTTCCCGGCTGGGCGCGGTGCGGGCGACCGGGAGCGGGCCGAGGGCCGTCGACGCGGACACCGGGGCCGGGCGGCGCGGCAGCCGGGGGCGGATCAGCCGCAGCCACGCCAGCAGGAGCAGCGCCAGCACCGAGGCGAAGGGGAGCACGGCGGCCAGTGCCACCACGATCCACCGCAGCATCGACACGAACGCGTCCCAGCCGCCCGACAGCGCGTCCATGACCCCCGGATCGTCGTCCTCCGCGGCCTTCGCCACCGGCTTCTCGGACAGCGACAGCGTGATGGTGGCCAGACTCGTGCGGTCCTTCAGGGACGCCTGACGGGCCAGCAGCGCCTCCAGGTCGGCCTGGCGGCTGCTCAGTTCGCCCTCCAGGGCGACCACGTCGCTCAGCTTGGTGGCCTGGTCCATCAGCTCCCGGATGCGGGCCACGCTCGCCCGCTGCGTCTTGATGCGGCTGTCCACGTCGACGACCTGATCGGTGACGTCCTGCGCCTTCGCGGTGCGCTCGACGAGCTTGCCCGCGCCCTCCAACTCGGCCAGCACCTCCTCGTACTTGTCGACGGGCACCCGCAGCGTCACCCGCGTCTCCTCCGCGCCCTGCTCGTCACGGGAGGTGGACTCTTTGCCGACGTAACCGCCCGCGTTCTCGGTGGTCGTCCGGGCCGCTTCCAGCGCCTTCGGCACGTCCTTGACCTGCACGGTGAGTTCGGCGGTACGGATGATGTGGCTGGTGGGGAGGCTGGGCGCGGTGCTCGCCTGCCTGCCGCCCGCGCCGCTGTCGCTGTCGGCGGCGCCGCCCGGGGCGCCCTCCTTCGCCTCCGACAGCGCGGCGCTGTCACTGCCGGCACCGCTGTCGGAGGAGTCGGAGGCGGTGCAGCCGGACAGGGCCAGCGCGGCGGCCAGCAGGAGGCCGGCCAGGGCCGGGACAGGTCGTACGGAACGTCGTGCGCGCATCTGGCGTACCCCCGGGTCGTGACGACGGACATTCGCTCCTTCGACGCCCGGCCGTGCCGGAACGTTGGAGCGCGACGGTCCCGATGCGGTCACGGTCGGGACGCGGGCGGGACACGACGGGGACGTGCACGGGACCTGGTCGGGCCAAAGGTCCCTGGCCGGACTGTCGGTGGCGTCTGAGAGGGTGGAGCCATGAGCGGATCAGGTACGACGGGACACGTCGTCGTCATCGGAGCCGGGATCGCGGGACTGGCCGCGGCTCACCGGCTGCTGCAGCGCGGGGCGCGAGTGACCGTGCTGGAGGCGTCCGGCCGCGTCGGCGGCAAGCTGCTGCCCGGCGAGATCGCCGGCGCGCGCGTGGACCTCGGCGCCGAGTCGATGCTGGCGCGCAGACCCGAGGCCGTCGCCCTCGCCCGTGAGGTCGGCCTCACCGACCGCCTCCAGCCCCCCGCCACCGCCACCGCCTCGATCTGGACCCGCGGCGCCCTGCGCCCCATGCCCAAGGGCCATGTCATGGGCGTCCCCGGTACCGCCGCCGCCCTCGAAGGCGTCCTCTCCGAGGAGGGCCTCGCCCGTATCGACCGCGACGCCGACCTGCCGCGCACGGAGGTCGGCGACGACGTGGCGGTCGGCGAGTACGTGGCCGCACGGCTCGGCCGCGAGGTCGTCGACCGGCTGATCGAGCCGCTGCTCGGCGGGGTGTACGCGGGCGACGCCTACCGGATCTCGATGCGCTCGGCGGTCCCGCAGCTGTTCCAGGCGGCGAAGACCCACACCTCGCTCACCGAGGCCGTCCGCGACATCCAGGCAAGGGCCGCCGCCAACCAGCAGACGGGCCCGGTGTTCATGGGCCTTCAGGGCGGCGTCGGCGGCCTCCCGCTCGCCGTCGCCGACTCGGTCCGCGCGCGCGGCGGCGAGATCGTCACCGACGCGCCCGTCACCGAGCTGCGCCGCGCCGGCGCCGAGGGCTGGCGGATCGTCACCGGCGACCGCACCCTGCATGCCGACTCCGTGATCGTCGCCGTCCCCGCCCCGGCCGCCGCCGACCTGCTGCGCGCCGAGTCCTCCGAGGCCGCCGCCGAGCTCGCCGGCGTCGAGTACGCGTCCATGGCCCTGGTCACCCTCGCCTACCGCCGCACCGACACCGACCTCCCGGCGGGCAGCGGCTTCCTGGTGCCGCCCGTCGACGGCCGCACCATCAAGGCGTCCACGTTCGCGTCCCAGAAGTGGGGCTGGATCGCCGACGAGAACCCGGACGTCGTCGTCCTGCGCACCTCGGTCGGCCGCTACGGCGAGACGGCGATCCTGGAGCGCGACGACGCCGACCTCGTCGACGTCTCCCGCCGCGACCTGCGCGAGGCCACCGGCCTCGACGCCCGTCCTCTCGAAACCCGCGTCACCCGCTGGACCGACGGCCTGCCCCAGTACCCGGTCGGCCACCACGCGCGTGTGGCCCGCCTCCGCGACCACGTGGCCAAGCTTCCCGGCATCGCCGTCTGCGGAGCGCAGTACGACGGCGTCGGCATCCCCGCCTGCATCGCGAGCGCGTACGCGGCGGTCGACCAGATCCACGGCGACGAGCGCGGTGTGCAGGAGCTCACCGCCCACCCGGTGCAGAGTCTGCACGGAGGAGCAGGAGAATAAGGACCATGAGCAACGAAGCCCCCACCCCCGAGGCCGGCCGGATCCCGAACAAGGGCAAGCTGGCCAAGGACCTGAACGAGGTCATCCGCTACACGCTCTGGTCCGTCTTCAAGCTGAAGGACGTCCTCCCCGAGGACCGCGCGGGCTACGCGGACGAGGTCCAGGAGCTGTTCGACCAGCTCGCCGCGAAGGACGTCACGATCCGCGGCACCTACGACGTGTCCGGCCTCCGCGCCGACGCCGACCTCATGATCTGGTGGCACGCCGAGACCGCCGACCAGCTCCAGGAGGCGTACAACCTCTTCCGCCGCACCAAGCTGGGCCGCGCCCTGGAGCCGGTCTGGTCGAACATGGCGCTGCACCGCCCCGCCGAGTTCAACCGCTCGCACATCCCGGCGTTCCTCGCCGACGAGACGCCGCGCAACTACGTCAGCGTCTACCCCTTCGTGCGGTCCTACGACTGGTACCTCCTGCCCGACGAGGACCGCCGCCGCATGCTCGCCGACCACGGCAAGATGGCCCGCGGCTACCCGGACGTCCGCGCCAACACGGTCGCCTCCTTCTCCCTCGGCGACTACGAGTGGCTCCTGGCCTTCGAGGCCGACGAGCTGTACCGCATCGTCGACCTCATGCGCCACCTGCGCGCGTCGGAGGCCCGCATGCACGTCCGCGAGGAGGTCCCGTTCTTCACGGGCCGCCGCAAGGACATCGGGGATCTGGTCGCCGGCCTGGCCTGATCAGCCTCGGGGCTCGGGCTCCGGGTGCGGTGCGCAGGCCGCGCGCCGCACCGGGAGCCGGCCCTCCAACAGGTACGCGTCCAGGTACCCGTTGACGCACCGGTTCGGCCCGCCCGCGATCCCGTGGGTCCCCGCGTCCCGCTCGGTCACCAGCACCGACCCCGACAACCGCCGATGCAGCTCCAGCGCCCCCTCATAGGGCGCGGCCGCATCCCGCTCGGCCGCCAGGATCAGGGTCGACGGCAGCTCACCCGGCCCGGTTCGCACATCGAGCGGCTCCTGACGCGGCGCCTGCCAGTAGGCGCAGGGCAGGTTCATCCACACGTTGTCCCAGGTCTCGAACGGCGCCACCCGGGCGAGCCGCGTGTTGTCCCGGTCCCACACCTCCCAGTCCGTGGGCCAGGACGCGTCGTTGCACTCGACGGCCGTGTACACCGCGCTGGAGTTCTCGGCCTCCTTCGCCGCCTCCGGATGCGGCCCCGCCTGCTCGATCAGCGGCTTGGGGTCGCCCTTCAGATAGGCGGACAGCGCCTGCGCCCGGTGCGGCCAGAAGTCGTCGTAGTACCCGGCCGTCAGGAACGCCCCCTGCAACTGACCGGGCCCGACCTTCCCGCCGGCCGGGTCCGCCGCCAGCTGGGCCGCCGCCTTGTCGTAGCTGCGCTGCACCTTCTCGGCCGTGTCGCCGAGGCCGTACGCCTTGTCGTGCCGGGCGGCCCACTCCCGGAAGTCCGCCCAGCGGTCCTCGAACGCGGCCGACTGGGCGAGGTTGTTGCGGTACCAGACCTCCTCCGGGTCCGGGTTCACCGCCGCGTCGAACACCATCCGCCGCACGTGCGAGGGGAACAGCGTCGCGTACAGCGCCCCGAAGTAGGTGCCGTACGACGCCCCCATGAACGTCAGCCTCTCCTCGCCCAGCGCGGCCCGCAGGACGTCGAGGTCGCGGGCGTTGTTGAGGGAGGTGTAGTGCCGCAGCGCGCTGCCCGCCCGCCGGGCGCAGCCGCGCGCGTAGGCCTTCGCCTCGGCGATGCGCTCCCGCTTGTACGACTCCGAGGGGTGCGTCGGCGCCGGTGAGGGCGCCTTGAGGAAGTGCTTGGGGTCCTCGCAGGACAGCGGGGCGGAGCGGCCGACGCCGCGCGGGGCGTAGCCGACGAGGTCGTAGGCCGCCGCGAGCCGCTTCCACTCGGGCAGGTAGCCCATGAGCGGGAAGTACATGCCGGAGCCGCCCGGGCCGCCGGGGTTGTAGACCAGGGAGCCCTGCCGGGGGACCTTGCGCTTGCTGTTGTGCGGGTCCTTGTGGGTGGCCCGGACCCGGCTGACGGTGAGCTTGATCTGCTTGCCGCCGGGGTGCGCGTAGTCGAGCGGGACGGTGACCGTGCCGCACTGCATCGCGGCCGGCAGGTCCTCCGCGTCCGGGCATCTGCCGAAGGTGATCCCGGCCGCCTCGGCCCGCGCGGCGGCGGTCGCGGCGCCGCGCAGCTCGGCCGTGCCCGGGGCGGCGGCGGGGGCGCCGCCCGGGGCGGCCGCGAGTGTGGTCAGGATCAAGGTCCCGGCGGCCGAGTAGAGGGCGGGGGCTCTCATCGCGTATCCCTTCGGTGCACGGCAGCAACAAAAGGGATGTTTCGTTCGGTTGTTGGGGAAGGCAAGCACCGTCCGGCCGGTGTCGGCGCCAATGCCCCCTATGCGCCCCTGGTGTGCCCGGCGCGCCAGTGCTGCTCGCGGTCGGCGAAGGCCGCGCGCAGATCCGGTTCACCGACCGCGCGGACCCCTCGTACGGCGACGGTCGTCAGGTACGTACGGTCGTCGCCGCTCCCGGTGCGGCGGGCCAGGGCGCCGAGCAGGCGCTGGCCGGCGGGGGAGGCCCAGCGCGAGTAGGGGTGGACCTCGACGCGGGCGATGGCGAGGCAGCTCAGGGTGAGCGCGAGGGGCAGCGCGAACCAGAGGGCGATCAGCTGCCGCGGCATCTCCGACGGCGCGGGCGTCAGCAGCGCGGTCGCGCCCAGCGCGAGGACGACGAGCGCGGCGAGCTGCACCTGGCGCACGGCCGCCGCCACCGTCGTACGCGCCCCGTCCGGCACGGCGAGGCCCGCGCGCACCAGCCGGTCGGCGAGACCGCGCACCGGGGCCGCGGTCGCCGCCGCGTCCCGCGCCGGGGTGATGCGGGACTGGCCCTCCGGGCCGATCGCCCCTATGACGGAGCGCTCGATCTCGTCCCGGCCGCGCGGGTCGACGACCGTCGCCCAGCCGGTGTGCGCGAGGAGCAGTCGGCGCTGGCGCGCCATCGAGACCATGGTGAGGTCGGCGACCCGCCGGGGGCCGCCGGACAGGAACGCCGCCTCGTACAGCGTCAGGTCGTGCCCATGGCCCGCGGCCACTTCTTCCGTGTCCACGGCCGCAGCACGTACGGCGGCCAGGCACAACCGGGTGCACGCGGTACCGGCGGCGGCCCAGGCCAGCAGGAGGAGAAGGACCCAGAACATGACGCTGTTCTATGCGAATCGACCGCGAAGGCGCCATGCCTTGTTCACAATCCGGACGGAGCGTGGCCGGTACGTAATGTTCCCCTTGGGGCCGCTCAGGGCTCGCTCGGCGGCGGGCTGGTGGCGGGTGGGGGCAGTGAATACGTCGGGGACGCCGGTGGGGTGACCGGGATCGCCGGGGTCGGGTCGGTCGTCGGGCCGGGCGGGCCGGGGGTGTTGGTGATCGGGGGAGTGCTGCCGGAGGCCATCTCCTGGGCCAGGGCGTCCCAGTCGACGTACCCGGTGGCCTCCAGGATCTTGATGTGGTCGAGGACGGTGGTGTTCGCGTCGTCGGCGAGGGCGCGGACCAGGGAGTTGCGGGTGGTGGCCCGTACCTGGGCGACGACCGAGAAGACCCTGCCGTGGGCGATCCGCAGGATGTTGGCGAACTGCCGGTCGTACTCGACCCCTTGGGCCGAGCTCAGGGTGGCCAGCCACTGCTTCTGCTGGTCGCTCGGCTCGTTGGGGAGGGCGAGGCCGAGTTGCGAGGCCACGTCACGCACCCGCTGGTCCAGGAACGTGTGCCCCTCGACGAGGTGCTGTCCCGCGGTGCGCACCGCCTGTGTCGTGCCCTTCCGCAGGGCCTGCTGCCCGGCCGGCAGTTCCCACAGTCCGGCCAGCCGCACCTTGGTGACGAACTCCCGGTCGAGCGCCGACAGCGGGCCGTACCTCGTCGACACCGTCTGGGCGTTGAGCACGTCGACCGCGGTCCCGGAACGGTCGGCGTACGACCAGATCGGGAAGACGAGGGCCGCCAGGGTCGCCGCCAGGCCGGTGATGATGAGCCCGGTGCCACTGAAGATGCCTCGGCCGTTGACGGGGGGTCGGGGTCGCATGGTGCCTCCTGCTTGCGGCACCGCACGCCAGTGCGTTTCGGGTGCGCAGTTGGCATGTTACTTCGCGGTCACGTCGGCTGACGACCGTCCGCCTCAGCGGCGCAGCAGCACCCGCCGCGTCGCCCGCGCCAGCCGCACGCCCGGCCGGTGCGAGCGCGGCCGCGACCCCGACCGCTCCAGCCACCACTCCCGCAGCTCGGCCAGCGCCCGCTCGTCCCGGACCACCCCCGCTCCCAGCACGTATCCGGCGAAGTCCAACGCGTCCCTGCGGTACCCGCCGGTCATCGGGTGCCCATGGGCGTAACCGAGGAACGCGGCCCGGTACCCCGTGCCCAGAATCACCGGCAGTTCGGGCGCGACCTTCGCCACGACGTCCGCCCGCTTCCCGGCCAGCGCCCGCGCCTGCACCCCGAGCCGCACCCGGTCGAACCCCTCGGGCACGGGCGTCCCGGCGACGAGGGCGGACAGCAGCGCGGCCTGCGCGAGGGCGAGCCGCTGGCGGGCCGGGGCGGTGTCGGGCATGGAGGCGAGTCGGGTGGTGCGGGCGGCTTGCGTGCCCGGCGCGGCCCCCTGCTCCCGCCCCTTCTCCACCGCCCCCCGGATCGCCGCCAACTCCCCCTCCAGTTCCGCCGGTTCCGGGAAGTTCTCGTCCCGTTCCAGGAGGACCCCCGGCGGCGACACCCGGGACGCGAGGTCGGTGAGGATGTCGAGGACCGGGCGGGGGACCGGGTGGGCGTGGCTGTCGTGCCAGACGCCGTCCCGCTCGAAGCCGCCCGCCACGTGGACGTACGCGATGGCCTCCAGGGGGAGGTCGGCGAGAGCCTCGGCCGGGTCCTCGCCGCGGTTGACGTGGTTGGTGTGGAGGTTGGCGACGTCGATGAGGAGTCGTACGCCCGTACGGTCCGCCAGCTCGTACAGGAACTGCCCCTCCGTCATCTCCTCGTCCGGCCAGGCGATCAGCGCGGCGATGTTCTCGACGGCGAGCGGCACCGGCAGGGCGGCCTGGGCGATGCGGACGTTCTCGCACAGCACGTCGAGGGCGTCGCGGGTGCGGGGGACCGGCAGCAGATGGCCGGCCTCCAGGCGCGGGGAGGCCGTCAGGAGCCCGCCCGCCCGGACGAACGCGATGTGCTCGGTGACCAGGGGCGCGCCCAGCGCCTCGGCCCGCTCGGCGAGGGCGGTCAGGCGGCTCTCGTCCGGGCGGTCGGCGCCGCCGAGGCCGAGCGAGACGCCGTGCGGGACCACGGTCACCCCGCGCTCGCGCAGCCGCCGCAGCGACTCCGGCAGATGGCCGGGACAGGTGTTCTCGGCCACGACCTCGACCCAGTCGATGCCCGGCATGCGTTCCACGGCGTCCGCGATCTCCGGCCGCCAGCCGATCCCCGTGCCCAGTCGCTCCATGGTCCCCGTCCCCGTTTCCCCGTCGAGTGGCTTGCTCAGGTGCCCGCCGTGCCGTCCCCTTCGACGCCGTGCCGTTCCTGTGTGACGGGGGTATGGCCCTGGCGTCCGGAGCCGAATCACCCGGGGGGCGTCTTCAGAGCAACATTTGAGGTTGAGGCCGCTGGGCAGCCGGCCAGCGGCCGGCTGGTGACGGTGCCGGTGTGGCCGGCGGTGTACGAGTAGCACTGGGCCCAGTCGGACGCGGCGACCTGCACCACGACGGTGGTGCCGGCCGCGGTGCGGGCGACGGAACGGGGGCTTCGGGGACGTAGTACGGCGGCGATCTCCTGGTCGGTCAGGGTGCCGTCGGCATCGGCCTTCTGGAGCCGGGCCCTGAGCCGCTCGGCGGCGGCGGTGACGGCGGCCCGGGCGTCGCGCTCCCGGTCCCGCCCGCTGTCCTGCACGGCCTGGAAGAACCAGACCAGCACGCCCGCGGCCACCAGCACGCCGACCAGCACGGCCGCGCCGAGACAGCCGGCCGACCGGCCGAGGAACCCGGCCGGCCCGCTGTCGCGGCGCGGCGCATGCCGCGTGGGGGAGGTCACGCGGTCATGCTCCCGTATAGCCGATGGAGGTCAAGGCGCTCTCGACCACGTGCTCGTATCCGGTGGTGCCCGCGTTGTTCGGATGGAAGGCCTCGCGGCTCAGGCAGGTCTGACCGATGCCCGAGGCGGCGATGCACACGGCGTGCGGGTCCCCTTCGTGGAAGTCCCCGTCGCCGTTGGGGCCGAGCACGATCTTGTTGATCCACTCGTCGCTGTCGCAGCCGCCGTGGCCGACGAACGCCGAGACCGGATTGGCGTACGAGACGTCGTATCCGGCGGCGTGCAACTCGTCCACCTTGGCCTTCTGCGCGGTGTCCATGTAGTTGGCGAGGGTCGCCAGTGCGGCGGCCTCGTCGCCGTCGATGTACCAGGAGCCCGTGCACTTGACCGTGCGGCTGAGGATCTCCGGATAGCCGACGAGCAGGATCTTGGCGTTCGGCGCCTGCTGGGCGACGGCGGCCAGGGTGTTGCCGATGTCCTCCTTGGTCTGGTCGATCAACTTCTCGTACTTGCTGAGGAAGTCGCTGCCCGCGCAGTCCCCGAGGCCCGCGCAGTCCGTCACGGCGTTGACGAAGGCGCCGTAGTTGTTGCCGCCGATGGTGAGCGTCACCAGGGTCGTGTCCTTGGTGAGGACGCCCGAGTCCACTTGGGGGATCTCCCGGAACTCGCCGTCGCCGGCCGCGATGTCACCGCTCTGCCAGTAACTGGTGTCGACGGACCCGTCGACCTGCCAGGTGTGGGCGCCGGAGCAGGCGACGAAGCCGAGTTCCGCGTCGGGACTGTAGTTGTCGGACAGCAGGGACAGGCTCGCGGACTCGCCCGGCAGGACGAGCTTGCGGGGCCAGGCGTTGGCGCTGCGCCGGCAGGCGTCCCAGTCGACGGTTCCGTGGTCCTGGTCGGTCGACTTGTCGTAGGAGCCGGCGCCCTCGCCCGAGGAGTAGGAGTCGCCGAGCGCGGCCACGATGTGCCGCGGCTTGGCCGAGAGCCACTGGAAGCCGACGGCGTCCCAGGCCACGTCGTTGTCCGCCTGCCCCTCGGGGGTGTAGTTGGACAGCGTTACGCCCTGGAAATCGGAGCCGGCGGTGAAGTGGTAGATGCCCAGGCTCACCCACTGGTTGGCGTGGGCGACGGCGTTGATGATCCGGTTGTGGGTGGTGCCGTCGCCGAGGTGGATGGTGTAGACGGCCTGCTGGCTGCCGGAGCCGGTGTTGGGCAGATGCACCAGTACCCGGGTCCAGGAGGTGCGCTGGGTGTTGAGTCTCCAGGTGCCGGTGGCGGCCATCGCGCCGC includes:
- a CDS encoding FAD-dependent oxidoreductase, whose amino-acid sequence is MNMSAASERLVVIGGDAAGMSAASQARRLKGPEALEIVAFERGHFTSYSACGIPYWVGGDVEERDELIARTPEEHRARGIDLRMRTEVTEIDVAGQRVRARDVDSGAESWTSYDKLVIATGARPIRPEMPGADAPGVHGVQTLDDGQALLDTLARTRGRRAVVVGAGYIGVEMAEALINRGYEVTVVNRGSEPMSTLDADMGRLVHEAMEGLGITMVNDATVTKVLTGEDGRVRAVATEDAEYPADVVVLGIGVRPETSLAKAAGLPVGRHDGLLTDLAQRVRGHENIWAGGDCVEVLDLVSGQERHIALGTHANKHGQVIGANVGGGYATFPGVVGTAVSKVCDLEIARTGLREKDARRAGLQYEAVTIESTSRAGYYPGASLMTVKMLAERRTGRLLGVQIVGREGAGKRVDIAAVALTAGMTVEQMTALDLGYAPPFSPVWDPVLVAARKAASKLRAA
- the hemG gene encoding protoporphyrinogen oxidase is translated as MSGSGTTGHVVVIGAGIAGLAAAHRLLQRGARVTVLEASGRVGGKLLPGEIAGARVDLGAESMLARRPEAVALAREVGLTDRLQPPATATASIWTRGALRPMPKGHVMGVPGTAAALEGVLSEEGLARIDRDADLPRTEVGDDVAVGEYVAARLGREVVDRLIEPLLGGVYAGDAYRISMRSAVPQLFQAAKTHTSLTEAVRDIQARAAANQQTGPVFMGLQGGVGGLPLAVADSVRARGGEIVTDAPVTELRRAGAEGWRIVTGDRTLHADSVIVAVPAPAAADLLRAESSEAAAELAGVEYASMALVTLAYRRTDTDLPAGSGFLVPPVDGRTIKASTFASQKWGWIADENPDVVVLRTSVGRYGETAILERDDADLVDVSRRDLREATGLDARPLETRVTRWTDGLPQYPVGHHARVARLRDHVAKLPGIAVCGAQYDGVGIPACIASAYAAVDQIHGDERGVQELTAHPVQSLHGGAGE
- the hemQ gene encoding hydrogen peroxide-dependent heme synthase, with amino-acid sequence MSNEAPTPEAGRIPNKGKLAKDLNEVIRYTLWSVFKLKDVLPEDRAGYADEVQELFDQLAAKDVTIRGTYDVSGLRADADLMIWWHAETADQLQEAYNLFRRTKLGRALEPVWSNMALHRPAEFNRSHIPAFLADETPRNYVSVYPFVRSYDWYLLPDEDRRRMLADHGKMARGYPDVRANTVASFSLGDYEWLLAFEADELYRIVDLMRHLRASEARMHVREEVPFFTGRRKDIGDLVAGLA
- the hemE gene encoding uroporphyrinogen decarboxylase produces the protein MSANQTPPSATYESAFLKACRREPVPHTPVWFMRQAGRSLPEYRKVREGVPMLESCMRPELVTEITLQPVRRHGVDAAIYFSDIVVPLKAIGIDLDIKPGVGPVVEKPIRTRADLAQLRDLTPEDVSYVTEAVGLLTAELGATPLIGFAGAPFTLASYLVEGGPSRTYENAKAMMYGDPELWADLLDRLADITAAFLKVQIEAGASAVQLFDSWAGALAPVDYRRSVMAASAKVLDAVAGYGVPRIHFGVGTGELLGLMGEAGADVVGVDYRVSLDEAARRVGPGKALQGNLDPTVLFAGTDAVEAKTREVLETAKDLEGHVFNLGHGVMPSTDPDALTRLVEYVHTRTAR
- a CDS encoding rhomboid family intramembrane serine protease — encoded protein: MVIPVHDVNPVRRTPVVTYALIAANVLVFLYTPGLAGSVAGDSSLSQLCHLQAFLDHYAAVPQELIHHQLPRLVPTGEVGPGGRGCVVGPPGYDKSPFLSVFTAMFLHGGWLHLLGNMLFLLIFGNNVEDRMGHVRFALFYVVCGYAASYGFAFLNADSGDPLIGASGAIAGVLGAYLVLYPKARVWVLVPFLVFLPLRLPAWLVLGFWFALQAVYSSGEGVSDAGTVAYAAHVVGFLVGMALAWPLKAGTTPPPEPRGLLFGRKARPRHTW
- a CDS encoding DUF4349 domain-containing protein, which encodes MRARRSVRPVPALAGLLLAAALALSGCTASDSSDSGAGSDSAALSEAKEGAPGGAADSDSGAGGRQASTAPSLPTSHIIRTAELTVQVKDVPKALEAARTTTENAGGYVGKESTSRDEQGAEETRVTLRVPVDKYEEVLAELEGAGKLVERTAKAQDVTDQVVDVDSRIKTQRASVARIRELMDQATKLSDVVALEGELSSRQADLEALLARQASLKDRTSLATITLSLSEKPVAKAAEDDDPGVMDALSGGWDAFVSMLRWIVVALAAVLPFASVLALLLLAWLRLIRPRLPRRPAPVSASTALGPLPVARTAPSREQGGEQGGEQD